The following coding sequences lie in one Microtus ochrogaster isolate Prairie Vole_2 chromosome 6, MicOch1.0, whole genome shotgun sequence genomic window:
- the Klhdc8a gene encoding kelch domain-containing protein 8A, protein MEVPNVKDFQWKRLAPLPSRRVYCSLLETGGQVYAIGGCDDNGVPMDCFEVYSPEADQWTSLPSLPTARAGVAVTALGKRIMVIGGVGTNQLPLKVVEMYNIDEGKWKKRSVLREAAMGISVTAKDYRVYAAGGMGLDLRPHNYLQHYDMLKDMWVSLAPMPTPRYAATSFLRGSKIYVLGGRQSKYAVNAFEVFDIESRSWTKFPNIPCKRAFSSFVTLDNHLYSLGGLRQGRLYRQPKFLRTMDVFDMEQGGWLKMERSFFLKKRRADFVAGGLSGRVIVAGGLGNQPTVLETAEAFHPEKNKWETLPAMPTPRCACSSIVFKNCLLAVGGVSQGLSDAVEALYVSDP, encoded by the exons ATGGAGGTGCCCAATGTCAAGGATTTTCAGTGGAAGCGCCTTGCTCCACTGCCTAGCCGCCGGGTCTACTGCTCACTGTTGGAGACCGGAGGGCAGGTTTATGCCATCGGGGGATGTGATGACAATGGCGTTCCCATGGACTGCTTCGAGGTCTACTCCCCCGAGGCCGACCAATGGacctccctgccctccctgcccACAGCCAGGGCCGGGGTAGCTGTTACTGCCCTTGGAAAGCGGATTATGGTGATCGGGGGTGTGGGCACCAATCAACTGCCTCTGAAGGTCGTGGAAATGTACAATATCGATGAGGgcaagtggaagaagagaagtgtgCTGCGTGAGGCTGCCATGGGCATTTCTGTTACAGCCAAAG ATTATCGAGTGTACGCTGCAGGCGGGATGGGCCTGGACCTTCGTCCACACAACTACTTGCAACACTATGACATGCTAAAGGACATGTGGGTGTCACTGGCACCCATGCCCACTCCCAGATACGCGGCCACCTCCTTCCTCCGGGGCTCCAAGATCTACGTGCTGG GAGGACGACAGTCTAAGTATGCAGTCAATGCCTTCGAGGTCTTTGACATAGAGTCTCGGTCCTGGACCAAATTCCCCAACATTCCCTGTAAGCGGGCATTCTCCAGCTTTGTGACCCTGGACAACCACCTGTACAGCCTGGGAGGCCTGCGACAAGGTCGTCTCTATCGCCAGCCCAAGTTCCTCCGGACGATGGATGTGTTCGACATGGAACAGG GGGGATGGCTGAAGATGGAACGCTCGTTCTTCCTCAAGAAGCGCCGGGCGGACTTCGTGGCCGGTGGTCTGAGCGGACGAGTCATAGTGGCTGGGGGACTTG GAAACCAGCCCACTGTCCTGGAAACAGCAGAAGCGTTCCACCCAGAGAAGAACAAGTGGGAGACCCTCCCTGCCATGCCCACACCCCGCTGTGCCTGCTCCAGCATCGTCTTCAAGAACTGCCTCCTGGCTGTGGGGGGTGTCAGCCAGGGTCTGAGCGATGCGGTGGAGGCGTTGTATGTCTCTGACCCCTAG